One Helicoverpa armigera isolate CAAS_96S chromosome 12, ASM3070526v1, whole genome shotgun sequence DNA window includes the following coding sequences:
- the LOC110383935 gene encoding tubby-related protein 4, protein MHLHFERNVNAKCDCSILSLSWMGKVPDELPEEEGWKLNRNNYYQEGWLATGNVRGVVGVTFTSSHARRPHELPLRTNYNLRGHRSDVILVKWNEPYQKLASCDSSGVIFVWIKYEGRWSIELINDRSTPVTHFSWSHDGRMALICYQDGFVLVGSVAGQRYWSSMLSLDARITCGCWTPDDNQVYLGTASAQLVVMDVHGAMVSQVQLVAEGGITSMAWSCEKFKMEEGEEGGENNGGHVLAVALGNGEIVLLRGHDDVSPVRVATGLRGNTLAMEWANSRELLAVAGTLIAEADEPVDTPPYKNVVKFYSDVGALIYTVPIPYTQGVVRALTWGHMARRLFVSAGGAVCTARVWRVVAPLQLLARVRAAQALRHPRLAPRLPLPPRLVPALANLFAHTIRCNVPETNELRLFVSRPPAAGGRLHCTMLRHDDEEAGAYTLYLEHLGGLVPLLKGRRTSKIRPEFVIFDPQAEEQVSSNIVVRASSSSSSGAGSSSSGGGASPRAPRTPRPARHPHAPHTSSSDTEREEGCSGSPRLQRRRRARERRKVRTSSEKDEPPDELAYIDSLPEDVRLVEVTSNIWGTKFKMHGLAKNVPANLGQVTYKTSLLHLQPRQMTLMITELRDDYPVGPDPSFNPNIFSEDEEEVFPTNDSTDSPAHTNNNNIRRKLTLNERMNNSNNINQNESFTANNNNSNGPSLARAESYDEFPYIDTNETVSNVPESVYSTPVRHASQPAERRVSNPAGVPNRHAISPLRCESSVPTLQSPKNAVAPTDIIFERPSPQTVTCGGRGDFCGGRTDYSVRGDNVSLKGNLSNIEQQSFNLSLSLEPSRQVTIKKCDNHVTDNCLSKLRKNICSRGESASYDMNTRILKSLCNKNYEHEVHPDALSKRGDTIKHLQKSEDLKFIDEETPVDTTISNLTDKAREVTGKVQRTTTVVPISPVCATVPVYDTMTRSCSVGYLDLVDPQVLHAQVSLSALRGEPPRRLVLVNNKRHRKQRRHVRATDVKQTECTKTPSLRRCGKSRSLDSSEMSLTVDKSKRLSRIDTATPKADVTSAQSSSRCNSTGGEDNSGTSTSDSGRRSRRDYPVCTACRLVAPYDTRPPGAAPYVCVACSARAPAPAPAPAPPPPPDSDSDYSKYYSSLEQLALRLLASRGSRRAGAAGAREGSAAARASAAAARECSSAPASPRAGRSHPAGSAPAESAPRTPPRRHRYSSASPIRQLLNSPLLNRRRNKKPSESSDDEYSTGGGYSEVNGRNYRDLESFQKAQLRNKLKRAGGVMPTSGASDSRNSAARRQLVMHNKAPMWNENSQVYQLDFGGRVTQESAKNFQIEYHGKQVMQFGRIDGNAYTLDFQYPFSALQAFAVALANVTQRLK, encoded by the exons ATGCATCTTCACTTCGAGAGAAACGTAAACGCAAAATGCGACTGTTCCATCCTGTCGCTGTCCTGGATGGGGAAGGTGCCCGACGAGCTGCCAGAG GAGGAGGGTTGGAAGTTGAACCGCAACAATTATTACCAAGAGGGCTGGCTGGCGACTGGCAACGTGCGCGGGGTGGTTGGAGTGACGTTCACATCGTCGCACGCGCGCCGCCCGCACGAGCTGCCCTTGCGTACAAACTATAATTTGCGCGGGCACAGATCAgac GTAATCCTCGTGAAATGGAACGAGCCGTATCAGAAGCTGGCGTCTTGCGACAGCAGCGGCGTGATCTTCGTGTGGATCAAGTACGAGGGCCGCTGGAGCATCGAGCTTATCAACGACAGGAGCACTCCCGTCACGCACTTCTCCTGGTCACACGATGGAAGAATGGCACTCATATGCTATCAG GATGGGTTCGTTCTGGTGGGCTCGGTGGCCGGGCAGCGGTATTGGTCCTCCATGTTATCACTGGACGCGCGCATCACGTGCGGCTGTTGGACGCCTGATGATAACCAGGTGTATCTGGGAACCGCGTCGGCCCAGCTCGTGGTAATGGATGTGCATGGAGCTATGGTTTCGCAG GTACAACTAGTAGCTGAAGGAGGTATAACATCAATGGCGTGGTCTTGCGAGAAGTTCAAGATGGAGGAGGGGGAGGAGGGAGGGGAGAACAATGGCGGGCACGTGCTAGCCGTGGCTCTAGGCAACGGGGAGATAGTGCTCCTGCGAGGACACGATGACGTCAGTCCCGTGCGAGTGGCCACGGGCCTGAGAGGGAACACGCTGGCTATGGAGTGGGCTAACTCCAGGGAACTGTTGGCTGTTGCGGGCACGCTAATCGCAG AAGCCGATGAGCCAGTGGACACGCCCCCTTACAAGAACGTTGTGAAGTTCTATTCAGATGTCGGAGCCCTCATCTATACCGTCCCTATACCTTACACGCAG GGTGTAGTCCGCGCCCTAACCTGGGGCCACATGGCGCGGCGGCTGTTCGtgtcggcgggcggcgcggtgtGCACGGCGCGCGTGTGGCGCGTGGTGGCGCCGCTGCAGCTGCTGGCGCGCGTGCGGGCCGCGCAGGCGCTGCGCCACCCGCGCCTCGCGCCGCGCCTGCCGCTGCCGCCGCGCCTCGTGCCCGCGCTCGCCAACCTCTTCGCGCATACCATCCGG TGCAACGTACCTGAAACGAACGAGCTCCGTCTGTTCGTGTCCCGCCCCCCGGCGGCGGGCGGCCGGCTGCACTGCACCATGCTCCGTCATGATGACGAGGAAGCGGGCGCATATACCCTGTACCTGGAACACCTGGGGGGACTCGTGCCCTTGCTCAAAGGCAGGCGCACCAGCAAGATCAGACCTGAGTTCGTTATCTTCGATCCACAAGCTGAAG AGCAAGTATCAAGCAATATAGTGGTCCGCGctagcagcagcagcagcagcggcgCCGGCAGCTCGtccagcggcggcggcgcctccCCCCGCgcgccccgcaccccgcgccccgcccgccATCCCCACGCGCCCCACACCTCCTCCTCCGACACCGAGCGGGAAGAGG GTTGTTCGGGCTCCCCGCGACtacagcggcggcggcgcgcgcgggaGAGACGTAAGGTACGCACCTCCAGCGAGAAGGACGAACCGCCAGACGAACTCGCTTACATCGACTCCTTGCCAGAG GATGTACGTTTAGTAGAAGTAACTTCTAATATTTGGGGAACTAAATTTAAAATGCATGGTTTAGCTAAAAATGTGCCCGCGAACCTCGGCCAGGTCACGTATAAGACCTCGTTGCTGCACCTGCAGCCGCGCCAGATGACGCTCATGATCACAGAGCTTAGGGACGACTACCCCGTCGGCCCAGACCCCTCGTTTAACCCTAACATTTTCTCCGAAGACGAAGAAGAAGTTTTTCCGACTAACGACTCCACCGATTCTCCAGCCCAcactaacaataataatatcagaCGAAAACTAACCCTCAATGAGAGAATGAACAACTCTAATAATATTAACCAAAATGAGAGCTTTACTGCTAACAATAACAACTCAAACGGTCCGTCACTCGCCAGAGCCGAGTCCTATGACGAGTTCCCTTACATCGACACTAACGAGACTGTTAGTAATGTACCTGAGAGCGTGTACTCGACGCCGGTGCGTCACGCGAGCCAGCCCGCCGAGCGGCGCGTCAGCAACCCCGCCGGCGTGCCCAACCGCCACGCCATCTCCCCGCTGCGCTGCGAGAGCTCCGTGCCCACGCTGCAGTCGCCCAAGAACGCCGTCGCGCCCACCGACATCATATTCGAGCGACCCTCCCCGCAGACTGTCACGTGCGGGGGACGCGGCGACTTCTGCGGAGGCAGGACTGACTACAGCGTGCGCGGGGATAACGTCTCACTCAAAGGGAACTTGTCCAATATAGAGCAACAGTCTTTCAACCTCAGTCTGAGTCTAGAGCCAAGTCGACAGGTGACAATAAAGAAATGTGATAATCACGTTACAGACAATTGTCTCTCAAAGTTGcgcaaaaatatttgcagcaGGGGAGAATCTGCCTCGTACGATATGAACACAAGGATTCTTAAGTCACTATGTAACAAAAATTACGAGCACGAAGTGCATCCCGACGCTCTGAGCAAGCGAGGAGATACTATAAAACACTTGCAAAAGAGTGAAGACTTGAAGTTCATAGACGAGGAGACACCTGTCGATACCACCATCAGTAATCTGACCGACAAAGCGCGGGAGGTTACCGGTAAAGTGCAGAGGACCACTACCGTAGTTCCCATCAGTCCAGTTTGCGCGACCGTTCCTGTGTACGACACCATGACGCGGAGCTGTAGTGTCGGCTACTTGGACCTGGTGGATCCTCAAGTGCTGCACGCTCAGGTCAGTCTGAGCGCACTGCGCGGGGAGCCGCCCCGGAGACTAGTGCTCGTGAACAACAAGCGACACAGGAAGCAGCGGCGCCACGTGCGCGCCACTGACGTCAAACAGACTGAGTGCACCAAGACGCCAAGCTTGCGGAGATGCGGCAAATCCAGGAGTCTCGACTCCAGCGAGATGTCGCTCACCGTAGACAAGAGTAAAAGACTATCGCGGATAGACACGGCGACGCCGAAGGCGGACGTGACGTCGGCGCAGTCGAGCAGCCGCTGCAACAGCACGGGCGGCGAGGACAACAGCGGCACCAGCACGTCGGACAGCGGGCGGCGCTCGCGGCGCGACTACCCCGTGTGCACCGCGTGCCGCCTCGTGGCGCCCTACGACACGCGCCCGCCCGGCGCCGCGCCCTACGTGTGCGTCGCCTGCAGCGCCCGcgcccccgcgcccgcgcccgcgcccgcgccgccgcccccgCCCGACTCCGACTCCGACTACAGCAAGTATTACA GTTCACTGGAACAGCTGGCGCTACGGCTGCTGGCGTCACGCGGGTCCCGGCGGGCGGGGGCTGCGGGGGCGCGGGAGGggagcgcggcggcgcgggcgagcGCGGCGGCTGCGCGCGAGTGCAGTTCGGCGCCAGCCTCCCCCCGCGCCGGCCGCAGCCACCCCGCCGGCTCCGCGCCCGCTGAGTCGGCGCCGCGTACGCCACCACGACGACATCGATACTCCTCAGCATCGCCTATCAG GCAACTCTTGAACTCCCCGCTTCTTAACCGAAGAAGAAACAAGAAACCGTCCGAAAGTTCAGACGACGAGTATTCCACTGGCGGCGGCTACAGTGAGGTCAATGGCAGGAATTATCGAGATTTAGAAAGCTTCCAGAAGGCACAACTGAGGAACAAG CTGAAACGCGCGGGCGGCGTGATGCCGACGAGTGGCGCTAGCGACAGTCGCAACAGCGCCGCGCGTCGGCAACTCGTGATGCACAACAAGGCGCCCATGTGGAACGAGAACAGCCAGGTGTACCAGCTCGACTTCGGCGGCCGCGTCACGCAGGAGTCCGCCAAGAATTTCCAGATAGAATATCATGGAAAACAG GTGATGCAATTTGGACGCATAGACGGCAATGCTTACACACTGGACTTCCAGTACCCGTTCTCAGCATTGCAGGCCTTCGCCGTAGCCCTCGCCAACGTAACTCAACGTCTGAAGTAA